The DNA segment TCTCAGTTCCTCATTAATCAATATTGCATTTGTTATATTTTGTACCGAAATAATGATACCCCCCACTTCATCTTCAGTAAGATACCAAGGTCCCACCTTCAGATCATAATGCTGAATTTCATCTTTACCTGGTATTTTAAGGGCAAAATCTCCATTAGTATATGTTTTACCCAATAAAGCATTTTGGTATATTTCTTTTCTTTCCTCCGGAACATCCTGTGATATGGCAAACAAGCTGTTTCCGATAAGATCCACATCATTCATATTGAATTCCTCTCTCCATTCGGTGCTCACGGAAACATAATTAAGGTCCTTATCAAACATGGCCAAAGGAATCGGAACATCCGTCACAAACGACTGCATCATCGCTTCTTTTCTGGTCACTTCCAGAAACATTTTTTTGAATGCATCAATATCCTGGATGATCCCGAAAACCCTGCTGCAGACCTCACCCTCAAATTCCGGGAGCCCTTGTACCCTTACCCAGATCGTAACTCCGTCATTGCGAACAAGCTGTAATTCTTCATCAAAAGGAACTCCTTCAGTCATAGCTCTGTTAAAGAGGAATTTCATTCTGTCCAGGCTATCATCTTTGAAGAAGCTGACCGCATTTTCAAAATCAGGCTGAAAATCATTTCCGACTTTATGAATTTCTTTTGTACTCTGGGACCAGAAAACAGTTCCTGTTTTCATATTGACTTCCCAGCCTCCTACCTGGGCAACGGAGCTTGTCTGCTCAAGAATTTCTTTTGTGTAAGAAAGATCATTTTCTAATTTATCCCTACGGATAAGGTCGGCTTTTAGCTGTATATAAAAGAATATTGTTACCGCAATGGCTGCAACAGCAGAAAAAATAATAAACAAAACAGTGGATTGAGAAGAGCTGTTCAGATCATTATCCTTTACAGCAAGCTGCATTTCTTCATATTTTACAAATTCCCCAACCAGCGTACGGCATTGGTCCATAGCTGTCTTGTTCTGAACGAGTTCTTTTGGGGTCATTATTATTCCGTTTTTGCGTCTTTCAATGAACAATGCATTTGCTTTCATCATTATATCTGAAGTGCGCATCAGCTCATTCAGAAGCTTAAGCTGGTGTTTATCTCTAATATTTAAATCGTTTATAGTAGAAATAAGCACAGCATATTGTTTCATCCCTTTATCCAGAGGCTCAAGAAAATTTTTCTGCCCTGTAAGCTGATATCCACGGATACCTGTTTCCGTATTTAAAAGAGAATTTAAAACATCTTTAACTAAACTTATTGACTCTTTACTTTTCAATAAACTTTCCCTGTTTTCCATTTGCTTTTGTATGCTAATAAAAGATGCAACAGAGCCTGCAATCAGCAGTAATAAGGAAAGTGCTACTCCAATCCGGAGATTTCTTATGATTTTTTTCGGCATTAAAAATTCTTTATGGTAAAGTAAAAAAAATAAATTCTTATATAACTAATTTAATTTAACAATTTATCATAATATACGCCAAAATAATAAGCATATATTAAAGAATCAGAGAATTAATATTTTTGAAAATCAATTGATAATTGTTCAGAACACCTACAGAAAAAACTCATCATTATTTTTAAAAATTAATTCTCCAGTTTGATTATCAGATACATCTAAAAATCCGAAGAAATTCTCCGGATTTTCATAGCCTCTTCATTTATGTAATAAGAAAATCGACTGACTCCTCTCACATAATCATTAAAATTTGTTTTACTCTTTATTACTAAAAGCATTTTTTTTAACATAAGCCGCTATATGTTCTATAGGAATCAGGTCAAGTAGATCATCTACGTTAATTATTTTGTGCTCATCCAGAATACTTTTTACGGCTTTGGATGCTCCCGGATATGTGGTAATCCGTTCCAAAAGACCGTATACATTAACCATTTTTTTATGGGTATTTTCTGAATCACCACCAAACCAGGAACCATTGAAATGATGGCTTACATAATTTTTAGGCAGATCTTGTGAAAAATAAATCGATGGATATAAGGTCACATCATGTTTTAGCTTCTGAACGGTGTCACTATAGCGATCCGCACCATACTTTTTTTCAAGCATTTCTGAGAAAATATCAGTATTTATACGTTCTTCAAAACCTTCTTGTTTATTGTAATAGTCTACAAAATCTTTAGATAACTGATGTTTTGGTTCGGCCATCCAGAAAGCAGAATACGGTACTCCTTTAACCTCAAAACCGCATACTGCTTTTTCATTCAAAAATTCATCCAAAGGCAGCTTCAGTTCCATGTCGGTATCCATATACACCCCACCATGTTCGTACATCACTTTAGATCTTACATAATCTGAAACAAAAGCCCATTTTTTTTTGGCAAATGCTTCCTTCACATAATTATTATCATCCAGAGGGGCATTACTTTCATTCCACTCGATAATTTCATAATCCGGGTGAATTTTTTTCCAGGTAGCGATGCAATGTTCGGCCAGCTCGTCTTTAGGATGCCCTCCAAACCAGCAGTAGTGTATTTTCTTTGGTATCATAACTTAATATTTTAGAATTGGTTTGATTTAACCATACAAACATTAAACCTTTATCGAAAGCAAAAGCAATAAAAATATGCTTTTACATCAGTTTCTTGCAGATACCCTATTTATTTTTTTGCTAAATCTACTGATTTTATGCCTGATAGGTATGATATTCGATACAGCATTGATTGATTATTAATAATATTCTTATGAAACATATTTCAGATCGCCGGTACCAGCCCAGATCCTATGTTGAAATTTCCACGTCGGAATGGGTGAAAAATGCAACACTTTATGAACTCAATATAAGACAGTTTTCTGAAGAAGGTAATTTTAAAGCGATAGAAGAACAACTACCAAGGCTTAAAAAGCTGGGGATTGATATCATCTGGCTGATGCCGATACACCCCATCGGGGAACTTCATCGTAAAGGAAGCTTAGGAAGCTACTATTCTGTTAAAAATTATTTTGAGGTTAATCCTGAATTCGGAACTGAAGAAGATTTCAAAAGCCTGGTAAAGAAGATCCATGATGAAGGGATGTTTGTGATTCTGGATTGGGTAGCCAATCATACAAGCTGGGACAACACCCTGGTTGCAGAGCATCCAGAATGGTACACAAGGTCGAGAAAAAATACTTTTCAGTCTACAAGATGGCGTGACTATGACGATATCATTGAATTAGATTACAGCCATCCTGAGCTGCGCCGGTATATGACTGACGCTTTGAAATACTGGATCAGCGAATTTGATATTGACGGCTATCGTTGTGACATTGCGAGTTTCGTGCCCCTTGATTTCTGGGAAAATGTAAGATCAGAGCTGGACACCTTAAAACCTGTTTTTATGCTGGCTGAAGGTGAAGACCGGGATTTGCACAGGAAAGCATTTGATGCCACTTATAACTGGACTTTATGGAATATCCTGCATCAGATTGCTCTTAATCATTACAGTGTTAAAACGTTAACTGAGGCCTATCTTGCAGAGCATGTATCCGTATTTCCCAAGGAGGCTTTAAGAATGAACTTTATTGATAATCACGATAAAAATTCCTGGGAGGGGACACCTTCCGGTAATTTTGGAGATGCTTTACAGGCAGCCACCGTCTTTACTTTTATGATGGATGGTATTCCTTTGGTTTACAATGGTCAGGAAGCCGGACTTGACCGTTCACTGGAATTTTTTGAAAAAGATCCCATCAATTGGCAAACGCATGACAATGCACAACTTTATGCTACGATTTTTGATCTGAAGCACCGCAATCAGGCATTGTGGAATGGCCGTTTTGGAGGTGAAATCGTAAGAATTATGAATGATAAGATGGACCAGATCATTTCATTTGTCAGAGAGAAAAACGGCCATAAAGTACTTACATTTATTAATCTGAGCAAAGATCATGTACTCGCACAGTTTGATACATCTTTTGATAAAGGATCCTATGAAAATCTTTTCTCAGGAAAAGAACAGATTGTAGATGATACCCTGATTATTGATTTGGAGCCATGGGATTATGTTGTACTGCACCATACTCCATCAAATTGAAGTAAAAATTTCAATACAAATTGCATTTGGCACTAATTATGAATGATTTATATTATTACATTAACCTTTAAATTTAATTGTTATGGGAATTAAACCAGGACCGAAAAAAGTTGCAGAATCAACGGATAAGTTAGATCAGCGCCAAAGAGATAACAAGGAAACTCCAAAGAATAAAAAAGAACTTAAACCTCATCACCACAAAAAAGGTGACTAAAAGTATTCTTAAATTAAATTCTAAAATATCCCGGCATAAGCCGGGATATTTTTGTACTAAATTTAGTTGAGATCTGCATTCAACAAGCTTCCTTATTTGCCGTTTAGCAATAGTCTTGGTGTTAATTACATCAACTTGTCAAAATGAATAGGAAGGTCATATATTCTTTTTCCTGTTGCATGGAAGATAGCATTTGTAATAGCAGGAGGCATTCCTACTCCACCGATTTCTCCCACTCCTTTTACTCCCAGGTCATTCACAAATGAATCATTTTCTTCTACAAAGATCACTTCCAGGTCATGAATATCTGCATGTACAGGAATATGATATTCCCCAAGATTGGCGTTCATATATCTTCCGAATTGATGATCGAGTATGGTTTCTTCGTGCAATGCCTTGCTGATTCCCCAAATCATCCCTCCCAAAACCTGACTTTCCGCTGTTTTAGGATTGATAATTTTACCGGCTGCAACCGCTGTGACGGCTCTTTTCACTTCAATAACGCCAAGTTCTTCATCCACTTCTACTTCAACGAAAACTGCACTGTGGACAGCTCTTGCTTTTTTTCCGTAAGTTAATGGATTGGGCATCGCAGAATTAGTCGTTCGAATAGCTTTACCCTCGTTTGCTTTTAAAATTTCTTTAATATCAATCTGTATTTCAGGCTGATCTTTTACCGAGATAATACCGTTTTTAAAAATAACATCTTTAAACTTGATATTTTTTAATACTGATCCGTTTAATTCTTTAGCTTTTTTAAAAAGTTTTTTATTTAAAGCCTGACAGGCATTCTGTACGGCAGGTCCCACTGTTGCAGTAGTAAACGATCCACCTTGGATAGGCGCAAAAGGCATTTTACTGTCGGCATATGAAAATGTAATATTTTCAACCGGAAGACCAAGTTCATCGGCTGCAATCTGGGTCATGATCGTTTTCGTACCGGTTCCGATATCGGTAACGGCACTTTTTATTTCAACTTTTCCATCAGCAGTCATGATTGCTTCCGCGCGTCCCAAAATACGGTTGGCATCCCAGATTCCGGTAGCCATTCCGTAACCGACGAGCTTATTTCCACGCTTCATACTTCGGGGTTCAGGATTTCTTTCCTTCCATCCGAATTTTTCCGCACCTTCCAGATAACATTTTCTGAGTTCCTTACTGGAATATTCCTTATCGCTGCTTTTATCAATTTCCGAATAATTGATAAGCCTTAATTCCAGCGGATCTATATTTAACTGGTAAGCAATTTCGTCCATTGTTACTTCGATAGCGTGCATTCCGGTACTTCCGCCGGGAGCCCTCATGTCAAGCGGACTGTAAACATCTAGTGGAACAATCTCATGTTCCAGCAATGTATTTTCTGCGGGATACAGCATATTGGCCCAGTTAACAACAATTTCCACATAATCTTCAAACCTCGACGTTTCTCCGATTGCTTTGTGATAAATCGCATTCACTTTACCTTCTTTATCAGCCCCAAATTTTGTATGCTGCAACGTTGGAGGCCGGTGTCCTATCATGTACATCTGCGAACGATCCAAGGTTACACGAACATTCCGTTTTAAAGCCAATGATGCCATTACTGCCATAAAAAGCTGCTGTTGCGGACGAAGACCAGAACCAAAACCACCACCAACAAACGGTGAAATCACCTGAACGTTCTTCATCTTCAGCCCGAAAACATTGGCAACATACATTTGGGAATTGATGGTTCCCTGGGTTTTATCGTAGATGGTGAGTTTATCTTTTCCTTCGTAAATTACGGTAGAAGCATACATTTCCATAGGATTGTGATGCTCGGTGCCATGACTGAAATGACTGTCCGTTTTTACAAATGAATTTTTATATTCTTTTTCAAAATCACCGGTAGGTTTTGGCGGAGGAGGTTTCAGCAGCGATGCCAACCCTTTCTTAGGATCTCTTGCTTTATCCAAATTCGTTTTAAGATCTGTTTCAAATTTTTCTTCTTCATAGACGACTTTTATTTTTGCTGCAGCAAAACGTGCTAACTCAAAAGTTTCTGCTACGACCAAAGCGATTGGCTGACCATTGTATTTAATCTCATTATCTTTAAGCGGTTTAAAAACAATTCCCGGAGGAGCATCCATATCGGCATACTGAAAATCAAACCAGGCCGTCGAAGGTCTGTTATCGTGAGTAAAAACCTCAACAACGCCTTTCATTTTTGTTATTTCTGATGTATCAATGGCTTTAATTTTACCTTTCGTGATCGTGCTGTTTACGATATATCCATATAATAAATCGGGAGCATCATATTCCGCGGCATACTTTGCTTTTCCTGTCACTTTCAGATGACCTTCCAGACGACTTATTGGTTGTCCGACAGACGGTGTATTTTCCATAAAATTTTAATTAGCATTAATAGTAAATTATAAAGAAGGTTTTGCTCCAGGTCTCTGAGAGGTCGGATCGATTGCCATCATACAGTTTCTCACGATCGCTTTTTTAGCCAGATTAATTTTAAAGCTGTTATGTTCAAAACCTACCGCTCCCTGTAAAATAATATCTGCAGCGGCAGCAAAACTTTCAGCATTTGCCACTTTGTCCTTTAAAAATTCTTCAGCTTCTTGTACACGCCACGGTTTGTGTGAAACGCCGCCCAACGCAATTCTCGCTTCTTTAATCATTCCATTTTCAAGTTCCAGACCTGTCGCAACAGAAACCAGTGCAAATGCATAAGAACTTCGGTCCCTTAATTTCAGATAGGAATAATTCTTTGAAAATCCTTTCTCTGGCAGTTCAATTCCTGTGATGACTTCCCCTTTTTTCAGATTATTGTCTATGTTTGGAGTATCTCCCGGAAGTCTGTGAAAATCTGAAAATTGTAATTTCCGGTCTCCATCTGGTCCCGATATATGAACAACTGCATCCAAAGCAGCAAGCGCAACACACATATCCGAAGGAAAAACAGCAATACAGTTTTCACTGTGGCCTAAAATAGCATGAATACGGTTGTATCCTTTAATTGCAGAACATCCGGATCCGGGAGTTCTTTTATTGCAGGGAGTATTTATATCGTAAAAATAATAACATCTGGTGCGCTGTAATAAATTTCCACCGTTGGTCGCCATATTTCTGATCTGCGCCGAAGCTCCTGCCAGAATTGCTTTTGAAAGCAACGGATATTTTTCTTCAATAAGTGGATGGTAGGCTGTATCCGCATTGGTCATTAAAGCGCCGATAAGAATTCCACCTTTATCAAGTTCAACAATATCACCTATTCCCTCAATTTTATTAATATCAACTAAAGTTTCTGCCTCAGTAACAAAATATTTCATCAGATCGATAATATTGGTACCTCCGGCAATGATTTTGTTGTCTTCGTTTACATTGGTCAGTGAAACTGCCTCATCAACACTGTACGCTTTTGTATAGGAAAAATTATTCATAAGCACCTTGTTTTACTGATAATACAGCGTTAATAATTCCTCTGTTGGCACCACATCTGCAAAGATTTCCACTCATCAGATCCTGAATTTCTTCGCGGGTATTCGCTTTGTTTTCATTTAATAATCCGATGGCACTGCAGATCTGTCCCGGAGTACAGTATCCACACTGAAAAGCATCATGATCAATGAAAGCCTGTTGTACAGGATGTAGATTCTCACCATCTGAAATGCCCTCTATCGTTGTAATTTCAGCATCAGCCTTCATCACACATAGACTCAGACAGCTTAGAACTCTTTTACCATCAATTAAAACGGTACACGCTCCACACTGTCCGTGGTCGCAGCCTTTTTTTGTTCCGGTAAAATGCAGATTCTCTCTGAGAGCATCAAGAAGTGATACCCAGGGAAGTACATCCAGATGATGTTCCTCTCCATTTACTTTTAGTGTAATAGATTGTTTTCCGGTATTTGCCATATCTCTGTAATTTGGTTACCGGTATTGATACAAAAAAGAAACCGTTATCCATGAAAATGTCTTATCTAA comes from the Chryseobacterium nepalense genome and includes:
- a CDS encoding glycosyltransferase family 32 protein, with the protein product MIPKKIHYCWFGGHPKDELAEHCIATWKKIHPDYEIIEWNESNAPLDDNNYVKEAFAKKKWAFVSDYVRSKVMYEHGGVYMDTDMELKLPLDEFLNEKAVCGFEVKGVPYSAFWMAEPKHQLSKDFVDYYNKQEGFEERINTDIFSEMLEKKYGADRYSDTVQKLKHDVTLYPSIYFSQDLPKNYVSHHFNGSWFGGDSENTHKKMVNVYGLLERITTYPGASKAVKSILDEHKIINVDDLLDLIPIEHIAAYVKKNAFSNKE
- a CDS encoding alpha-amylase family glycosyl hydrolase — its product is MKHISDRRYQPRSYVEISTSEWVKNATLYELNIRQFSEEGNFKAIEEQLPRLKKLGIDIIWLMPIHPIGELHRKGSLGSYYSVKNYFEVNPEFGTEEDFKSLVKKIHDEGMFVILDWVANHTSWDNTLVAEHPEWYTRSRKNTFQSTRWRDYDDIIELDYSHPELRRYMTDALKYWISEFDIDGYRCDIASFVPLDFWENVRSELDTLKPVFMLAEGEDRDLHRKAFDATYNWTLWNILHQIALNHYSVKTLTEAYLAEHVSVFPKEALRMNFIDNHDKNSWEGTPSGNFGDALQAATVFTFMMDGIPLVYNGQEAGLDRSLEFFEKDPINWQTHDNAQLYATIFDLKHRNQALWNGRFGGEIVRIMNDKMDQIISFVREKNGHKVLTFINLSKDHVLAQFDTSFDKGSYENLFSGKEQIVDDTLIIDLEPWDYVVLHHTPSN
- a CDS encoding FAD binding domain-containing protein, with protein sequence MNNFSYTKAYSVDEAVSLTNVNEDNKIIAGGTNIIDLMKYFVTEAETLVDINKIEGIGDIVELDKGGILIGALMTNADTAYHPLIEEKYPLLSKAILAGASAQIRNMATNGGNLLQRTRCYYFYDINTPCNKRTPGSGCSAIKGYNRIHAILGHSENCIAVFPSDMCVALAALDAVVHISGPDGDRKLQFSDFHRLPGDTPNIDNNLKKGEVITGIELPEKGFSKNYSYLKLRDRSSYAFALVSVATGLELENGMIKEARIALGGVSHKPWRVQEAEEFLKDKVANAESFAAAADIILQGAVGFEHNSFKINLAKKAIVRNCMMAIDPTSQRPGAKPSL
- a CDS encoding (2Fe-2S)-binding protein; this encodes MANTGKQSITLKVNGEEHHLDVLPWVSLLDALRENLHFTGTKKGCDHGQCGACTVLIDGKRVLSCLSLCVMKADAEITTIEGISDGENLHPVQQAFIDHDAFQCGYCTPGQICSAIGLLNENKANTREEIQDLMSGNLCRCGANRGIINAVLSVKQGAYE
- a CDS encoding xanthine dehydrogenase family protein molybdopterin-binding subunit; this translates as MENTPSVGQPISRLEGHLKVTGKAKYAAEYDAPDLLYGYIVNSTITKGKIKAIDTSEITKMKGVVEVFTHDNRPSTAWFDFQYADMDAPPGIVFKPLKDNEIKYNGQPIALVVAETFELARFAAAKIKVVYEEEKFETDLKTNLDKARDPKKGLASLLKPPPPKPTGDFEKEYKNSFVKTDSHFSHGTEHHNPMEMYASTVIYEGKDKLTIYDKTQGTINSQMYVANVFGLKMKNVQVISPFVGGGFGSGLRPQQQLFMAVMASLALKRNVRVTLDRSQMYMIGHRPPTLQHTKFGADKEGKVNAIYHKAIGETSRFEDYVEIVVNWANMLYPAENTLLEHEIVPLDVYSPLDMRAPGGSTGMHAIEVTMDEIAYQLNIDPLELRLINYSEIDKSSDKEYSSKELRKCYLEGAEKFGWKERNPEPRSMKRGNKLVGYGMATGIWDANRILGRAEAIMTADGKVEIKSAVTDIGTGTKTIMTQIAADELGLPVENITFSYADSKMPFAPIQGGSFTTATVGPAVQNACQALNKKLFKKAKELNGSVLKNIKFKDVIFKNGIISVKDQPEIQIDIKEILKANEGKAIRTTNSAMPNPLTYGKKARAVHSAVFVEVEVDEELGVIEVKRAVTAVAAGKIINPKTAESQVLGGMIWGISKALHEETILDHQFGRYMNANLGEYHIPVHADIHDLEVIFVEENDSFVNDLGVKGVGEIGGVGMPPAITNAIFHATGKRIYDLPIHFDKLM